The following proteins come from a genomic window of Candidatus Binatia bacterium:
- the rpsJ gene encoding 30S ribosomal protein S10, whose product MMSERIRIRLKAYDHRVLDQSVRDIVDAVRRTGGRVAGPVPMPTRIERFTVNRSPHVDKKSREQFEIRTHKRLLDILEPTQQTIDSLGKLDLPAGVDVEIKLH is encoded by the coding sequence ATGATGTCCGAACGCATCCGCATCCGCCTGAAGGCCTACGACCATCGCGTGCTCGACCAGTCGGTACGCGACATCGTCGACGCCGTGCGCCGCACCGGCGGACGCGTCGCCGGGCCCGTCCCCATGCCGACCCGCATCGAGCGCTTCACCGTCAACCGCTCGCCGCACGTCGACAAGAAGTCGCGCGAGCAGTTCGAGATCCGCACTCACAAGCGGCTTCTCGACATCCTCGAACCGACCCAGCAGACCATCGACTCTCTCGGCAAGCTCGACCTGCCCGCCGGCGTCGACGTCGAAATCAAGCTGCACTAA